The genomic region GgatccaaaagaaaatgccAACGAATGGGAGTCTGGTGCAGTAACTGAATAGATTCGTATTCATCACCAGGCCTGGATGCAAGGACATACAAAGAATGTCAGGGTTCTTGATGGCTAGCATTTTGGTGAATTGGATGGATGCTGTTTTCGCCAAGGCATAACGGCACCACATAAAGAACATACTTGGCCAGTAGTTGAACTGCGCGCCAGGGTTGcagttgaaaaatattaGATTATGCCCTAAAGATGACACAGTTATCACTCTACCCTTTCTGGCTTTGATTAAGGGTAACAATCTCATTGTGAGTAGAAAATGTGAGACGTAGTTGGTTTGCATCTGTATCTCAAAGTTGTCCTTTGTTAACTCGTATGGTATAGCCATCACTCCTGCATTGTTTATCAAAACATCCAAATGGTCTTCTTGTACAGTGAACTTAGTAGCGGCTTTCTCCACCGAGTTCAAATCTGTTAAATCAATATGAAGATATTCAAGTTTTCCGGTTTTTCTAATCATTAAACCATCATGAGGCTTCTCATCTTGTCCCTTCCGAAGACGtatttctgcttctttcttgatttctttaatgGCATGGTTCACTCGACTGCTATTTCTGCCACCTAGGTATACTTTGAATCCATGTAGATATAAATGCAACACAGTATAGTATCCTATTCCTGAATTCCCACCTGTTACTAAGGCTACTTTATTGTCGACCTTTGGATCATAGTATGGTAACTTTGTGATGTCGAATTCCTCCCACATTTTGACCTTGTAATTATCTCTTCACCGGCACAAACAGACAGATATCTGTAGAGAATCCTTGGTCTGTGTTTGATGCAATGATATTgtgatttcaatttatccTAACGATGAGCCACGTCTTATTTAGCAAGAGCAAGCTTCAAAGATGACCGTAATGAAAAACTGTGCAAACACCGGCTTGGAAActtcgaagaaaaagatattcccaaatttgaaaattctCCATTCGAGCCCTGATTGACTCATTTtctattattttttttatttttttattttttagTTTATTGTCATTTTGGATTTTATGGCATTAGCGATCTTGAACTATTTATATATGGAAAAGttaaaacttttgaaacttcAATAGTTACAGAACGGCTGTTGAGACAGCCAGCCAGTTTCTACGAAATTTCATCTGCcattttgatatttgaagCCAAGTTTGAGATTGTAATTCACGAACACCGAAGCCGTTCTTTTTCGCATCGTAAATACtcattgtttttttttctgacACCAGGACCCTATATCAAGCAGatcaaaatgatgaaatggCTTGGAGCCTTGGAACACTTAGAGTAACCAGCCATCCATACTTCAGGCTATTGATACCTTTCTTGACTGTTTTACTTCAGTGCTATGGTGTATGGGCATTCTGCCACCAATTTTGTTATCTGCAACTATATCAAAGACGAAATGCTAAGGGCGCATGCATCGGGCTTATCATTGTGGTTCTGTCATTAACGTTTCTCATTTGGTACATATGGGCATTGATGCTAGTTCTTGGTCCAGGAAGACAGCCGACTATACCTCCTTTTAAAATAATACCTGATTCTGAAATTAGGACTGTATCCAGTGAATCAGCCGTTCCTGACAATAGTATTGCTCCTCCTGATATATATCCCTGTGATGAACGAGGGTACCCAATATGGTGTTCCAATTGCCAGagtttgaaaatgtcaCGGACTCATCACTCTACTAAAGTCGGATATTGTGTTCCAAGATTTGACCATTACTGTGTTTGGATTGGTACTGTCCTTGGTAGACTCAATTATAAACTATTCGTACAGTTCACATTTTACCTTGACCTCGTTGTTCTAATACTAATGATCTCAATTGCAACTCAGATGAGGCAGATGAAGGGGTCTGCAAATGGAAATGTGTATGCTGTATTTGCATTGGCATGCTGTGCCCTATTAATGGCAGGTCCACTTTTCTTAACACACATTTATTATATGTGTTATAATAGGACctcaattgaaattattgaagTCAATAACAAGGCTAAGGCTTCAAGAAAATTTTTCTGCATTTATAACCCTTGTGATGGCTACAGGTATGTGATCCAGTTCTGCCCGGGAGAAAACCAAGATTTCTGGAATAAGGGCAATATTTTAACTAACTTAAAAGAGTTTTTAGGCCCCAATTATCTTTCCTGGTTTATACCTTCCATTTTAACACACAAACAAAGTTATGGTAAATCTTCAGCTAATTACTATGATCTAATTGGAGACTGTAACGAAGTGATGAGCGAGAAATTTCAGAAGTATATGATCGATAAGATAGAACGAAAAGAGTATGTAACAAGATTGGTAGTATAGACATATAGAATCAATGCTTATCAATCCATTCCTGCATACGTCTAACTTTTATGTATTTCCATAATGCTAACACTGATGAATACtcgatttcaaagattaaATATGCCTACACGAAAAAGAACTTAGTACTATTTAAAGGGTATATACAATCATTTCGAGGCTG from Kluyveromyces lactis strain NRRL Y-1140 chromosome D complete sequence harbors:
- the PFA5 gene encoding palmitoyltransferase PFA5 (similar to uniprot|Q03289 Saccharomyces cerevisiae YDR459C likely functions in pathway(s) outside Ras); translated protein: MAWSLGTLRVTSHPYFRLLIPFLTVLLQCYGVWAFCHQFCYLQLYQRRNAKGACIGLIIVVLSLTFLIWYIWALMLVLGPGRQPTIPPFKIIPDSEIRTVSSESAVPDNSIAPPDIYPCDERGYPIWCSNCQSLKMSRTHHSTKVGYCVPRFDHYCVWIGTVLGRLNYKLFVQFTFYLDLVVLILMISIATQMRQMKGSANGNVYAVFALACCALLMAGPLFLTHIYYMCYNRTSIEIIEVNNKAKASRKFFCIYNPCDGYRYVIQFCPGENQDFWNKGNILTNLKEFLGPNYLSWFIPSILTHKQSYGKSSANYYDLIGDCNEVMSEKFQKYMIDKIERKEYVTRLVV
- the ENV9 gene encoding Env9p (similar to uniprot|Q08651 Saccharomyces cerevisiae YOR246C Protein with similarity to oxidoreductases), which gives rise to MWEEFDITKLPYYDPKVDNKVALVTGGNSGIGYYTVLHLYLHGFKVYLGGRNSSRVNHAIKEIKKEAEIRLRKGQDEKPHDGLMIRKTGKLEYLHIDLTDLNSVEKAATKFTVQEDHLDVLINNAGVMAIPYELTKDNFEIQMQTNYVSHFLLTMRLLPLIKARKGRVITVSSLGHNLIFFNCNPGAQFNYWPSMFFMWCRYALAKTASIQFTKMLAIKNPDILCMSLHPGLVMNTNLFSYCTRLPFVGIFFWILFQFVGYFFGVSNEQGAISTLKCALSSDLSAETDNGAYFTTGGYPSKPSRVANSLDNAASTWIWTVHELRDRGHEI